In the Geobacter sp. FeAm09 genome, one interval contains:
- a CDS encoding helix-turn-helix transcriptional regulator, producing the protein MDIRQAAKIFKALSHPNRLEIYLSIARGEQGSFETAACECCVAELIASLKIGAPTVSHHLKELANAGLIVTERQGKFLVARPLPETWAEVKRLLPE; encoded by the coding sequence ATGGACATCAGGCAGGCGGCAAAGATATTCAAGGCCCTTTCCCACCCCAACCGGCTGGAGATCTATCTCAGCATTGCCCGGGGGGAGCAGGGGAGTTTCGAGACGGCGGCGTGCGAATGCTGCGTGGCCGAGCTGATCGCATCGCTGAAGATCGGCGCACCCACGGTGTCCCACCACCTGAAGGAGCTGGCCAATGCCGGGCTCATCGTCACCGAGCGCCAGGGGAAGTTCCTGGTGGCCCGCCCGCTGCCCGAGACCTGGGCGGAGGTGAAGCGGCTCCTGCCGGAATAG
- a CDS encoding SDR family oxidoreductase, whose amino-acid sequence MKKTVVITGCSSGFGRAAARLFAWEGWNVVATMRRPEEERDLNTLPNVLVTRLDVQDHGSIASAVEAGIARFGRIDVLVNNAGFGLFGLFEATPPEKVAEQFDVNVFGVMAVTRAILPHFRENKEGVILNVSSGAGVFALPMLSLYCASKFALEGFSEALSYELASQCIVVKIVEPGGVLGTGFGRRSDAEAARTAVLPDYASFVARTREVFAGLRAARLATEDHVAQVIFDAATDGTDQLRYVATEDIKPLVMARRETGEQGYMALMRSRFGAGEVPCGKVLEDG is encoded by the coding sequence ATGAAGAAAACCGTTGTGATCACCGGCTGTTCGTCCGGTTTCGGCAGGGCCGCCGCCCGCCTGTTCGCCTGGGAGGGGTGGAACGTGGTCGCCACCATGCGCCGGCCGGAAGAGGAGCGGGACCTGAACACGCTCCCCAACGTGCTGGTCACGCGGCTGGACGTGCAGGACCACGGGAGCATCGCCTCGGCCGTCGAGGCCGGGATCGCCCGCTTCGGCCGCATCGACGTGCTGGTGAACAACGCCGGCTTCGGCCTCTTCGGTCTGTTCGAGGCGACGCCCCCGGAAAAGGTCGCCGAGCAGTTCGACGTGAACGTCTTCGGGGTCATGGCGGTCACCCGCGCCATCCTCCCCCATTTCCGGGAGAACAAAGAGGGGGTGATCCTCAACGTCAGTTCGGGCGCCGGCGTGTTCGCCCTCCCCATGCTTTCTCTGTACTGCGCCAGCAAATTCGCCCTGGAGGGGTTCAGCGAGGCGCTTTCCTATGAGCTGGCCTCCCAGTGCATCGTGGTGAAGATCGTCGAGCCGGGAGGCGTCCTCGGCACCGGCTTCGGCCGGCGCAGCGATGCGGAGGCGGCCCGCACCGCCGTGCTGCCCGACTACGCGTCCTTCGTGGCCCGCACCCGCGAGGTCTTCGCCGGCTTGCGCGCCGCGCGGCTGGCCACGGAGGACCACGTGGCCCAGGTCATCTTCGATGCGGCCACCGACGGCACGGACCAACTGCGCTACGTGGCCACCGAGGACATCAAACCGCTGGTCATGGCCCGGCGGGAAACCGGCGAGCAGGGGTACATGGCCCTCATGCGGTCCCGCTTCGGGGCTGGGGAGGTGCCGTGCGGGAAGGTTCTGGAGGATGGCTGA
- a CDS encoding epimerase produces MRVLLFGATGMVGQGVLRECLLDGEVAFVQTVGRTATGVAQPKLRELLHPDLWHYGAIEGDLTGFDACFFCLGTSSAGKGEAEYTRITYDLAMAAAQTLVRLNPHMTFVYVSGVGADSSEQGRVMWARVRGRLENALMRLPFRGVYIFRPGAIQPLHGIESKTKSYRLLYRLLGPVLPLLRRAFPGRITTTERIGRAMLRVARYGADRQILESRDLETLAV; encoded by the coding sequence ATGAGGGTGTTGCTATTCGGCGCCACCGGCATGGTGGGGCAGGGGGTACTGCGGGAATGCCTCCTGGATGGGGAGGTGGCCTTCGTGCAGACCGTGGGGCGAACCGCCACCGGGGTGGCGCAGCCCAAGCTGCGGGAACTGCTGCACCCGGACCTGTGGCACTACGGGGCGATCGAGGGGGATCTGACCGGCTTCGACGCCTGTTTCTTCTGTCTGGGCACGTCGTCGGCCGGCAAGGGGGAGGCAGAGTATACCCGCATCACCTACGACCTCGCCATGGCCGCCGCCCAGACCCTGGTGCGGCTCAACCCGCACATGACCTTCGTCTATGTCTCCGGCGTCGGGGCAGACAGTTCGGAACAGGGGCGGGTCATGTGGGCCCGGGTGCGGGGGAGGCTCGAAAATGCGCTCATGCGCCTCCCCTTCCGCGGGGTCTACATCTTCCGCCCCGGCGCGATCCAGCCGTTGCACGGCATCGAGTCAAAGACGAAATCCTACCGCCTGCTCTACCGCCTGCTGGGACCGGTGCTGCCGCTGCTGCGCCGGGCCTTTCCCGGCCGCATCACCACCACCGAGCGGATCGGACGCGCCATGCTCCGGGTGGCGCGCTACGGGGCTGACAGGCAGATCCTGGAATCCCGGGACCTGGAGACGTTAGCGGTCTGA
- a CDS encoding NAD(P)-dependent oxidoreductase translates to MKISVIGLGAMGEPIARNLLKAGFPLTVYNRTSARCEPFRGAAAIAPSAREAFLAADAALLLLPGDREIDQVLGRDGGRITAEISGRIVVNMATVAPEYSERLAGAVTAAGGRYVEAPVSGSRKPAEAGALVVLAAGDGADTDRLAPLFDAIGKKTVLCGAPPNAMRMKLANNLLLTAMLEAFAEACHFAAAGGLDPERFLDLVLEGQMANDIFRAKAPKLLARDFAPQAGLKHVVKDIDLICREAERLGVNTPAAKVSHSLFTRAVECGLGEEDVIGVVRVLEAEAYGKRRPLSSAPEQIPSDR, encoded by the coding sequence ATGAAGATCAGCGTTATCGGGCTGGGGGCCATGGGCGAGCCGATTGCCCGCAATCTGCTGAAGGCGGGCTTTCCCCTTACCGTGTACAACCGGACGAGCGCCCGGTGTGAGCCGTTCCGGGGGGCGGCGGCCATCGCCCCGTCGGCCCGGGAGGCGTTTCTGGCCGCCGATGCGGCCCTGCTGCTCCTGCCGGGCGACCGGGAGATCGATCAGGTCCTGGGGCGTGACGGGGGGCGCATCACGGCGGAGATATCGGGCAGGATCGTCGTGAACATGGCGACCGTGGCCCCCGAGTATTCCGAACGGCTGGCCGGGGCGGTGACGGCGGCGGGGGGACGCTATGTGGAGGCCCCGGTGTCCGGCTCGCGCAAACCGGCCGAGGCGGGGGCCCTCGTGGTGCTTGCCGCGGGGGACGGGGCCGATACGGACCGGCTGGCGCCGCTCTTTGACGCCATCGGCAAAAAAACGGTGCTCTGCGGCGCCCCGCCCAACGCCATGCGGATGAAACTGGCCAACAACCTGCTCCTCACGGCCATGCTGGAGGCGTTCGCGGAGGCCTGTCATTTCGCCGCCGCCGGAGGGCTCGACCCGGAGCGCTTCCTGGATCTCGTCCTGGAGGGGCAGATGGCGAACGACATCTTCCGGGCCAAGGCACCCAAGCTGCTGGCCCGGGATTTTGCGCCCCAGGCCGGCCTCAAGCACGTGGTGAAGGATATCGATCTCATCTGCCGGGAGGCGGAGCGCCTGGGCGTGAACACCCCCGCGGCCAAGGTGAGCCATTCCCTTTTCACCCGGGCCGTGGAATGCGGCCTGGGGGAAGAGGACGTCATCGGCGTGGTCCGGGTGCTGGAAGCGGAGGCATACGGGAAGCGTCGTCCCCTCTCCTCTGCCCCGGAGCAAATTCCCTCAGACCGCTAA
- a CDS encoding tetratricopeptide repeat protein, giving the protein MKALFLSIFLCGLAAHAGEAEQVFERVRGSVVTISTLDERKQINGEGSGVVVSPGQVVTNCHVVNEANAIIVYAAGKKLPAALVTEDLKRDLCLLQVAELQAPAIKIRSSADLAKGEPVYAVGNPLGFGLSESSGLISNIKRTQSETKIFTSAPVSPGSSGGGLFDVQGQLIGITTETYFGAQNFNMAVPAEWIADLRQKDPLPPKTANPAPDPPWLATAESLRNSEEWAKLVEWARSWEKAWPTSSMADYYLAVALYKTNQTRLAKEALHSALKKNPRNVGAVSYLSIVQRTLGDKSAAYDDLRHAQALNPSLGYAYRILAEWQKIDGNVDGAFTSIDAALRLAPGDWSSWEYLGELRQGKRQYREAVEAYRAALRLKPNDPTTLSNMASALAFLGESDAARQALDGNSGRQSNDYQTWYNIGVTEGKKQRYFEAEKAYRKALELNPSMPEAWNSLGGILQRSNRSKEAENAFRQAVKLKGDFGIAWHNLGIILRDRGAKEEAIEAYEKATITEPALFDAWYSLGLLLRDVKKLPQAVTALQKAAELDPSRGELWAQLGEMQIRLRRDEEGLKSLREAERINPKNEAALQGLTMYFSRQGDYDRAIHYADRALEINPASASSWSNKGYSLLKLKRYAEAERALGTAIRLQPDFANAWINLGETYLRKNEAGKAIVTLEKGLQLAPGAPDAQLFITQAYAGTGQHAKAQTSIEKLLQQEPKLPAAWVMQTALFIQQNKRLEALFAYGKLKELNPSMAKELREQFRRGRQQYDLPE; this is encoded by the coding sequence ATGAAAGCGCTGTTTCTTTCTATATTCCTCTGCGGCCTTGCCGCCCACGCCGGTGAGGCCGAACAAGTCTTTGAGCGCGTGCGTGGTTCGGTTGTCACGATCTCCACTCTGGACGAACGAAAGCAGATCAACGGGGAGGGAAGCGGCGTCGTCGTTAGCCCCGGACAGGTTGTTACCAACTGCCATGTGGTGAATGAGGCAAATGCCATTATTGTGTACGCAGCAGGGAAAAAGCTCCCGGCAGCCCTGGTTACGGAGGATTTGAAACGTGATCTCTGTTTATTGCAGGTGGCTGAATTGCAAGCGCCTGCCATAAAGATCAGATCGAGCGCAGACTTAGCCAAAGGCGAACCGGTCTATGCAGTCGGCAACCCCCTCGGTTTCGGCCTTTCAGAAAGCTCAGGGCTCATTTCGAACATAAAACGTACTCAGAGTGAAACAAAAATTTTTACAAGCGCCCCGGTCTCTCCCGGTTCCAGCGGCGGCGGTCTATTCGACGTCCAAGGGCAGTTAATCGGCATCACAACCGAGACGTATTTCGGAGCTCAGAATTTCAATATGGCCGTACCGGCCGAGTGGATTGCCGATCTGCGGCAAAAAGATCCTCTACCTCCCAAAACAGCGAATCCGGCTCCAGACCCTCCATGGCTCGCTACAGCGGAATCACTAAGGAACTCGGAGGAGTGGGCCAAACTCGTGGAATGGGCCCGCAGTTGGGAGAAGGCATGGCCGACCTCATCCATGGCTGATTACTATCTTGCCGTCGCCTTGTATAAAACGAATCAAACACGACTGGCGAAGGAGGCGCTCCATTCGGCCCTGAAAAAGAACCCGCGAAATGTGGGTGCAGTCAGCTATCTTTCCATCGTGCAGCGCACTCTTGGGGACAAAAGCGCGGCATACGACGATCTGCGGCATGCCCAGGCGTTGAACCCGTCGCTCGGATACGCATACCGCATCTTGGCCGAGTGGCAAAAGATCGACGGCAACGTGGATGGAGCCTTTACCTCCATTGATGCGGCCTTGCGCCTTGCGCCGGGAGATTGGAGCTCTTGGGAGTACCTGGGGGAATTGCGTCAAGGAAAACGCCAGTATCGTGAAGCGGTAGAAGCCTATCGCGCTGCATTACGATTAAAACCAAACGACCCCACCACCTTGAGCAATATGGCTTCGGCACTGGCCTTTCTTGGCGAATCGGATGCCGCGCGCCAGGCACTGGACGGCAATTCGGGCAGGCAGTCAAATGACTACCAGACGTGGTACAACATTGGAGTGACCGAAGGAAAGAAACAACGCTATTTCGAGGCAGAGAAGGCATATCGAAAGGCACTGGAGCTTAATCCATCCATGCCGGAGGCCTGGAACAGCCTTGGAGGCATTCTCCAAAGGAGCAACCGCAGCAAGGAGGCAGAAAACGCATTCCGTCAGGCGGTCAAGCTCAAAGGCGACTTCGGAATTGCCTGGCACAACCTGGGCATTATCCTGAGGGACCGCGGCGCCAAAGAGGAGGCGATCGAGGCGTACGAAAAGGCGACCATTACCGAGCCAGCACTATTTGATGCCTGGTATTCCCTCGGTTTGCTGCTCCGCGACGTGAAAAAGCTCCCGCAAGCTGTTACGGCACTCCAGAAGGCAGCCGAGCTTGATCCATCAAGAGGCGAGCTCTGGGCCCAATTAGGCGAGATGCAAATTCGCCTGAGGCGTGATGAAGAGGGATTAAAATCATTGCGGGAGGCTGAAAGAATCAATCCCAAAAATGAGGCCGCACTTCAGGGCCTCACCATGTACTTCAGCAGACAGGGAGATTATGACAGGGCCATACATTATGCAGATCGCGCGTTGGAGATCAATCCGGCCTCCGCCAGTTCCTGGAGCAACAAAGGTTACTCGCTTCTAAAGCTCAAGCGTTATGCCGAGGCTGAACGGGCTTTGGGGACCGCTATCAGGCTGCAACCCGATTTCGCCAATGCCTGGATCAATCTCGGGGAAACCTATTTGCGCAAAAATGAGGCGGGCAAAGCCATCGTCACCTTGGAGAAGGGGCTCCAGTTAGCTCCAGGCGCCCCGGATGCGCAGCTTTTCATCACCCAGGCCTATGCGGGCACCGGCCAGCATGCCAAGGCGCAGACCTCTATTGAAAAACTCTTGCAGCAGGAGCCAAAACTTCCGGCCGCATGGGTAATGCAAACTGCCCTTTTCATACAGCAGAACAAGAGGCTTGAGGCGCTTTTCGCATATGGCAAGCTAAAGGAGCTTAATCCAAGCATGGCCAAAGAGTTGCGCGAACAATTCAGACGCGGCAGGCAACAGTACGATTTACCGGAATAA
- a CDS encoding serine protease — MGTFLALTASIPQSQGKHHMNLLSILAFICFLAAYPPLTSFALTPQEIFRSSEGRVLVLERLDDKGKLLSAHTALLVDNEKAVSQCNLLDGAATLRLRQGDKTFSARPMQKDVARNLCFLQVSGLPISTPPQQRATNPQTGSRVYAIGNTLGLGISISEGVVSGIREAKGDTFIQFTAPIAPGSEGGGLFDEDGRLVGLINYLPRDGQNVNFALPARWIAEIEGRSLSTDAVESWRARTNKLENEKKWQELAEVASRWSEALTDSIEAWLCLAYAREQLKDWPSVEKAYREALKRGPASLQAGIGLAAALLRQNKKQESLDAGRSMLEFRREDGRVWRVIAYAEMALGHFDEAKSAFEDAVRLEPWNRNAYIGLINLAKARNDLNAALAAQRHIVRLAPEEIESWLFLSELYRAAGSNELALNSAEKALEIAPSNGDALIMKGGALYALKRFRDAAEALKSGLGRQPSRPSLGLGWLGDLYYGMGLYPEAIQAYRDALKIIPDDSSLRGRLGVALKDNLEFEEALPLFEQLRKENPKDPFPWRQIGYIHAYQAQPEKAIPAYEQSLGIEAGQAKVWLALMRAYHMAGRKDDVKHAYRKLQALDRSWGERAYKDLLLPYGDTP; from the coding sequence ATGGGAACATTCCTTGCATTGACAGCATCAATTCCTCAAAGCCAAGGGAAACACCATATGAATCTTCTTTCTATCCTGGCCTTCATCTGCTTTTTAGCCGCATATCCCCCGTTAACATCGTTTGCCCTTACGCCGCAAGAGATCTTCCGTAGTTCGGAAGGACGTGTGCTCGTCCTGGAGAGACTGGACGACAAGGGAAAACTGCTTTCAGCCCACACGGCGCTGCTGGTGGACAATGAAAAGGCAGTATCCCAGTGCAACTTGTTGGATGGTGCTGCAACTTTGCGGCTACGCCAAGGCGACAAAACGTTTTCCGCCCGCCCCATGCAGAAGGATGTTGCCCGTAATCTCTGTTTTTTGCAGGTGTCGGGGCTACCGATATCCACCCCGCCACAACAACGGGCAACCAATCCGCAAACCGGTTCCAGAGTCTATGCCATCGGCAATACTCTTGGCCTCGGCATCAGCATCAGCGAAGGAGTGGTTTCAGGGATTCGGGAGGCTAAAGGCGACACGTTTATACAATTCACCGCCCCGATTGCACCGGGCTCGGAAGGGGGCGGTTTGTTCGATGAAGATGGCAGACTGGTGGGGCTTATCAACTATCTGCCGAGAGACGGGCAGAATGTTAATTTCGCTCTCCCGGCCCGATGGATCGCGGAAATAGAGGGGCGATCCCTATCCACCGACGCCGTTGAATCCTGGCGGGCCAGGACCAATAAGCTTGAAAACGAAAAAAAATGGCAGGAACTCGCAGAGGTTGCTTCAAGATGGAGCGAAGCGTTAACGGACAGTATCGAAGCCTGGCTCTGCCTCGCCTATGCGCGGGAACAACTCAAGGATTGGCCATCAGTGGAAAAGGCTTACCGTGAAGCCTTGAAACGTGGGCCTGCAAGCCTTCAGGCAGGTATCGGACTTGCCGCTGCACTCCTGCGGCAGAACAAAAAGCAGGAAAGCCTTGATGCGGGCCGCTCGATGCTGGAGTTCCGCCGGGAAGACGGGCGGGTCTGGCGTGTCATTGCATATGCGGAAATGGCGCTCGGCCACTTTGATGAAGCAAAGTCCGCTTTTGAGGATGCTGTCCGGCTCGAACCGTGGAACCGGAATGCCTATATCGGCCTCATAAATCTGGCGAAAGCCCGTAACGATTTGAATGCAGCGCTAGCCGCCCAACGGCACATCGTCCGGCTAGCGCCGGAAGAAATCGAATCCTGGCTTTTCCTTTCCGAACTATACCGTGCTGCCGGCAGCAATGAACTGGCTCTTAACAGCGCCGAAAAGGCGCTCGAAATCGCTCCATCTAACGGAGACGCCCTGATTATGAAGGGGGGCGCGCTCTATGCGCTCAAGCGTTTTCGCGATGCGGCAGAGGCCCTGAAAAGCGGGCTTGGTCGGCAGCCGTCGCGCCCATCCCTGGGATTGGGGTGGCTAGGAGACCTCTACTACGGCATGGGTCTTTATCCCGAGGCGATTCAGGCTTATCGCGATGCGTTAAAAATTATCCCGGACGACTCCTCGCTTCGGGGACGCCTGGGAGTCGCCCTGAAGGACAATCTCGAGTTTGAAGAGGCCCTGCCCCTGTTCGAACAGTTAAGAAAGGAAAACCCCAAAGACCCGTTCCCGTGGCGGCAAATTGGCTACATCCACGCCTATCAGGCCCAACCGGAAAAGGCTATCCCGGCATATGAACAGTCGCTGGGCATCGAAGCCGGCCAGGCCAAGGTTTGGCTGGCGCTGATGCGTGCTTACCACATGGCGGGGAGAAAGGACGACGTGAAGCACGCCTATCGGAAACTTCAGGCACTCGACAGGTCGTGGGGAGAGCGGGCCTACAAAGACTTGCTGTTGCCTTACGGTGATACCCCATGA
- a CDS encoding LysE family translocator, protein MNDLTFWLIFMGAALAICLSPGPDLIYIISRTIAQGTRVGLASAAGLWVGAFIHVFAAAFGLSAILMASAEAFAAVKYVGGAYLVYLGIQALRSPGSKFDLPAAGLPRATPGQAFRQGILVDLLNPKVAIFFMAFLPQFVRPGHGTPSLQLVGLGALVILVAMPIEALFVVAAARTSCFFREHPRTSVWLDRMLGTVLMTLGLRLAFFEQRQ, encoded by the coding sequence ATGAACGACCTGACCTTCTGGCTGATATTTATGGGCGCGGCCCTGGCCATATGCCTCTCTCCCGGCCCAGACCTGATCTACATCATTTCCCGGACCATCGCCCAGGGCACCAGGGTGGGGCTGGCATCGGCCGCCGGGCTGTGGGTCGGCGCCTTCATCCATGTCTTTGCGGCGGCCTTCGGCCTTTCCGCCATCCTGATGGCTTCCGCCGAGGCGTTCGCGGCGGTGAAGTACGTGGGCGGCGCCTATCTCGTCTACCTGGGGATACAGGCGCTCCGCTCGCCGGGGAGCAAATTCGACCTTCCCGCGGCCGGGCTCCCCCGGGCCACCCCCGGTCAGGCGTTTCGCCAGGGGATTCTGGTGGACCTGCTCAACCCCAAGGTCGCCATCTTCTTCATGGCCTTTCTCCCCCAGTTCGTGCGCCCCGGCCACGGCACCCCTTCCCTGCAGCTGGTCGGGCTCGGCGCGCTGGTGATCCTGGTGGCCATGCCGATCGAAGCCCTGTTTGTCGTCGCCGCCGCGCGGACATCCTGCTTTTTCCGGGAGCATCCCCGGACCTCCGTCTGGCTGGACCGGATGCTCGGCACGGTCCTCATGACCCTCGGCCTCCGCCTGGCGTTTTTCGAGCAGCGGCAGTGA
- a CDS encoding carboxypeptidase-like regulatory domain-containing protein, with the protein MEKRIAKAAVRMVLVLGFVVLAACSDGGGTAATGTVTGTVKDSVTGAPLAGVTVSNGGASAVTDAAGVFTLARPGGSHTFTVTATGYESASRVCTVTAGATTTLDWPLVPAHAQYVDYTAVAPSAQIPAASMNYVILAWNDLGMHCAQDDYSYFLILPPFNTLHAQVFQRGAGVVTDGITVNYAFPGKSNSALHTNFWNYSSKYQYRTRYGWNVATNVGITGTPLAGAMALDAKGVGFVATGIPLTPYDDDGTWDPYGVATITVTDTATGAVLATTSVVAPVSTELNCSNCHGTADTFLNILQAHDKNSGTTLVADRANGILHLCAECHADNALGLAGKAGVKNLSLAMHGFHRGKVNVSADPRNPDCYNCHPGPRTNCLRGQMFHVGQECKDCHGDMNGMTKDLLAGRNPWLQEPRCGDCHSAKYQENPGVLYRNSVLSNAPDPKMNGVIYCEGCHNSTHAEYSSANPADNTIPQQLQGDNYWVWNCYVCHTDYMPMTAHQ; encoded by the coding sequence ATGGAAAAGCGCATTGCAAAAGCAGCCGTGAGGATGGTGCTCGTCCTCGGTTTCGTTGTGCTGGCGGCCTGTAGCGACGGGGGCGGGACGGCGGCAACCGGCACCGTCACGGGAACGGTGAAGGACAGCGTTACCGGGGCTCCTCTGGCGGGCGTCACCGTCAGCAACGGCGGCGCCTCCGCCGTCACCGACGCCGCCGGCGTCTTCACCCTGGCCCGGCCGGGTGGCAGCCATACCTTCACCGTCACGGCGACCGGCTACGAGAGCGCCTCGCGGGTCTGTACGGTGACCGCCGGCGCAACCACCACCCTCGATTGGCCCCTTGTCCCGGCTCACGCGCAGTACGTGGACTACACCGCCGTCGCGCCGTCGGCACAGATTCCGGCCGCCAGCATGAACTACGTCATCCTGGCCTGGAACGACCTGGGGATGCACTGCGCCCAGGACGACTACTCCTATTTTCTGATCCTGCCGCCGTTCAACACCCTGCACGCCCAGGTGTTCCAGCGGGGCGCCGGCGTGGTGACGGACGGCATCACGGTGAACTATGCCTTTCCCGGGAAGAGCAATTCCGCACTCCATACCAACTTCTGGAATTATTCCAGCAAGTACCAGTACCGCACCCGGTATGGCTGGAACGTCGCCACCAACGTAGGCATCACCGGCACCCCCCTGGCGGGGGCCATGGCCCTTGACGCCAAAGGCGTCGGTTTTGTGGCCACCGGCATACCCCTCACCCCCTATGACGACGATGGCACCTGGGACCCCTACGGCGTGGCCACGATCACGGTCACCGATACCGCGACCGGGGCCGTCCTCGCCACCACCAGCGTCGTGGCGCCCGTTTCCACCGAGCTGAACTGCAGCAACTGCCACGGTACGGCGGACACCTTCCTCAATATCCTCCAGGCCCACGACAAGAACAGCGGCACGACCCTGGTCGCCGACCGGGCGAACGGCATCCTCCACCTTTGTGCCGAATGTCACGCCGACAACGCCTTGGGACTTGCCGGCAAGGCAGGAGTGAAGAACCTGTCCCTGGCCATGCACGGCTTCCACCGGGGCAAGGTCAATGTGAGTGCCGATCCCAGGAACCCCGACTGTTACAACTGTCACCCCGGTCCCCGGACCAACTGCCTGCGGGGCCAGATGTTCCATGTCGGCCAGGAGTGCAAGGATTGCCACGGCGATATGAACGGCATGACGAAAGACCTCCTCGCCGGGCGCAATCCCTGGCTCCAGGAACCCCGTTGCGGCGATTGCCACAGCGCCAAATACCAGGAAAACCCCGGCGTCCTGTACCGCAACTCGGTGCTTTCCAACGCCCCGGACCCGAAGATGAACGGCGTGATCTACTGCGAAGGGTGCCATAACAGCACCCATGCGGAATACAGCTCCGCCAATCCGGCGGACAACACGATCCCGCAGCAGCTTCAGGGGGACAATTACTGGGTCTGGAACTGCTACGTCTGCCACACCGATTACATGCCGATGACGGCCCACCAATAG